Part of the Sphingobacterium sp. LZ7M1 genome, TTTATTAAGTGAATAAATGTTTTATGTATAGTTTTTGTGATCGTTCAATCAGACTAGCTAATGAACTTGAATTTATTTTCAAAGAACGTACCGATGATAGGAAGAGGTTTCATTACTCCGTTCGAAGCGTTGATGGCACCAATGATCATCAAGACGATGTTGATCAATCCAATGTATCCAAGGGAATAAATTCCGGTTACCATCATTAGGATGTTCAAAATAATCGAAAGGAAGATACCAAATACGAAGATGCCTAGACCTTGCCTCAAATGGTACCTTAAAAAGTCATCTGCTTTCTCTTTTCCAGAAAAATAAGCGATTAACCAACCAATAAGTGTGATGTAAGCGACTACTGCTAATGTTTTGTTGTTCATGATGTTATTGTTTAATTTTTTACTTTATTGAGTGTACAATGGCGCTAATAATAAAAACTAGAAGGAAGCAGGCCGGTAAGGCATAAGTGAAAAACGGAGTTTTCGACCGTTTCCTTAATTCGATCGCTTCTAGTTTTATTTCGGGTTTAAATTCGCTCATTCTACGTTGTTGCTTGCAATGGACACAAACAGAATGAACTTCCTTCCAAAGCGGGAAGAGAGGAATCCAAAACACATGGAAATAATTTTGGTAAGCAATTAGGGCCAATGTGTCCTTCTGCTGGCAATAACTGCATGTGGAGGAACAAACCTGAGTTCCAATACGACTTTTTCTGACTCCGAATATGAAAAACATAGTTTCTATTTTTGTTATCCAAAGTTTTTCAATTTCAGGGACAGATACAATTAATTAGAATCTACAATGTTTATACGTCCGGTAAAAAAGCATCTACAAAATCTCTACAAGAATTTGTAAATTGCTGTTAATCAGCATCAAACTAGCGTGATTGTATATCTGAGCTAGTGCTTCATGACTGCTGTCTGCTGAAATTAGCTGCAATTTTTGCAAGGGGTAAATGAAAGGACCATTCCCACTCAGTGGTGAAGTAAATGTGGATTTTTAGTCACGATTGAGCATTTTTGAAAAAATAATTCTTTTATTATCAGGCTGTTTAAGGGAATAATGAAAAAAAAGTATTTTTAGATTGTGAATTGTTCTGAAAAAACCTACCTTTGCATCACTTCAAACAACGAAGGGTTCTCGATAAAAGAACAACGATTCCGTAGCTCAGCTGGTAGAGCAATACACTTTTAATGTATGGGTCCTGGGTTCGAATCCCAGCGGGATCACAAAAAAAGCCTCACAGAAATGTGAGGCTTTTTTTGTGCCCGCTTGGGATTCGAATAATTGCATGTTCCTGATTGGGTTGAGGGCATGGCGGACATGCACCGTAGGCACCCTTTACGGTTCGATCCGGAGAAGGTTCAGGGCAAGTGTCTGGGGGTTGTGGGGCTGAACCACTCCCAGCGGGATCAGACCAAGAGAATCTCCAAGGCATTGTACCCGCTTGGGATTCGAATAATTGCATGTTCCTGATTGGGTTGAGGGCATGGCGGACATGCACCGCAGGCACCCTTTACGGTTCGATCCGGAGAAGGTTCAGGACAAGTGTTTGTGGTTGTGGGGCTGAACCAACCCTAGCGGGATCAGTTCAAAAGAATCCCCAAGGCATTGTGCCTGTTGGGATTCGAATAATTGCATGTTCTGGGAAGAGCTGCGGGCATGGCGGACATGCACCGCAGGCACCCTTTGCGGTTCGACCCGGAGAAGGTTCAGGGAATGTGTTTGGTGTTGTGGGGCTGAACCAACCCTAGCGGGATCAGACCAAGCGAATCTCCAAGGCATTATGCCCGCTTGGATTCGAATAATTGCATGTTCCGGGTAGGGCTGTGGGCATCACAAAGAACTTTCTTCTCAATTTACAGCCTCTGATACTGCAAAACTATCTTCTAATAAGGTGTATTCTACTATTTTCATATTTTGAAGTTTAAAATGAATGAAAAATATAGAGGTTACATCCTTGTTTGTTCTCAACATTTTGCTAGTGAATTCACCTTTTATCATAGCTTCATCTTTATCAGCTAAAATCTTTTGTATTTCAGCTGATAAGGGTTCTGTCTCTGCCCAAAGGAGCTGGAAAAAGCTTTCAATCTCAGCTTTATTTTTTCTTACACCTAGCCATTTCAGTCTGTCTGTATCCCCTGGAACTTCCCATTTCACTTCTTCAGCAAATAGATTAACTAGATTATTAAAATCTCTTTCCTGCATATACCTGAGGAAATCCGTAATAAATTCTCCTATTTTATTCATCGTAACATTTTATTTAAGGTCTTCATTTGTAGGTATGCCATCAATCCCACCCAGGCAGCAACTGCTAAAATTATTATAGATCCGATCATACTAATAGTAGAAAACAATAAGGCTGTAACTACTATACTAACAGCGACCCAAGTTACATCGATTCCGATAATAAATTTAGTCCATGACTTGTCTTGAAGGTGTTTAAAGGCAGTCAGGAGGACAAAGAGGGAAAACACAACCAGAAAAACACCGGTTCCAATAATTGGGACAGTGTTATTCACCTTAAAAATTCCTGCTACTACTTTTGAATTAAGAGCAATCAATAATCCTGTCAATCCTGAACTGATAGCATTTATCAGTAAAACATTTTTAAGTACCATAATCTTTGAATTTGTTTCTACAAAGTTATCTGTCAGCTGTTAGTTGCTAATTACCATTTGGCGACAATGGCTTGTCATCTCATGCCAGTTTTTGGTCATATGATTGGTATATTTATACTTTTACACTATGAATTACAGAGAGATATTTTTACAGGCATTGCTGGTATTTTGTAAAGAGAGAGGCTTAGTTATTGAGAAACTGGCATCATTTGCTGGGTTAAAACTTCAAGACCTTCACACAAAGTCATCGCTTAGCATTTCAAACCAGCAGATGGAAGTCATTTGGAAAAACATAGTCCATCTCTCAAAAAATGAACTTTCTGGTTTCCATTTTGGGACTTCTATGCAAATTGCAGCATTGGGTATAGTCGGACAGGTCATACAGATGAGCAGTAATGTTAAAGATGCATTAAAACATGCATGTTCCATGGTTCATTTATTGACTGACTTTTATTCGCTAAATGTAATAGAAAAGGAAAATACCTTTAATATTAACTTCGAAAAAACAGGAGGTTATTCAGATACACCAACCGCTCAGGATCAGATGGGGGACTTTCTGTTGTCATTTGTACTATATGAGTTAAAAGGGTTGGTCTTAGAAAATCCTATCCCAATCTCTGCGAGTTTTCCAACATATAAAAAACAGCATGGGAAAGAATATGAAGCTATATTAGGTTGTCCTGTAAAAAAGAGTGAAAACTATATCTTGGAATTCAAGAAGGATTACCTTCACACTAAAATTCTAACGGCAAATTATGAAATTCAGAGCCTATTGATTGAAAAAATCAGCTTATTGCAAAATTCTCCTGCCATAAAAGGAAACCTTTCTAAAAGGATATTTAATTTCTTGATCGCAAATTCCTACCTGTTTTCTTTATCCATCGAGTCTGTTTCAGGTAATTTCAATGTAAGTGTAAGGACACTTCAAAGGAGACTCAAACAAGAAGGGATCTCTTATATTCAAATTGTCGAAGAGGTAAGAAAATCATTGGCCATTCATTATATGTGCAATAGTACGTCTTCTGTCAAGGAAATCTCAGCGGTTTTAGGATATGCAGAACCGAGTGGTTTTGTCAGAGCATTTAAAAAATGGACAGGAAAAACCCCAACAACTTTCAGGAAAAGCAATAACTGACCATATAATACCCATTCGGGATGCATACTAAAGCATACTTAAAACTCCTCAGAATAACATTCCTTAAAATCGATATCTTTTTCTGTATTAATCTGTTAAACAATACTTAACTTTGTTAGTGAATACTAACTAACATAAGGTTTGTAGATATGAAGATTGAAGGATATACGGATAGACAAATTGAAATCATTGAAGCTGCTACTAGGAGAATTGACCG contains:
- a CDS encoding AraC family transcriptional regulator; its protein translation is MNYREIFLQALLVFCKERGLVIEKLASFAGLKLQDLHTKSSLSISNQQMEVIWKNIVHLSKNELSGFHFGTSMQIAALGIVGQVIQMSSNVKDALKHACSMVHLLTDFYSLNVIEKENTFNINFEKTGGYSDTPTAQDQMGDFLLSFVLYELKGLVLENPIPISASFPTYKKQHGKEYEAILGCPVKKSENYILEFKKDYLHTKILTANYEIQSLLIEKISLLQNSPAIKGNLSKRIFNFLIANSYLFSLSIESVSGNFNVSVRTLQRRLKQEGISYIQIVEEVRKSLAIHYMCNSTSSVKEISAVLGYAEPSGFVRAFKKWTGKTPTTFRKSNN
- a CDS encoding DUF4870 domain-containing protein; protein product: MNNKTLAVVAYITLIGWLIAYFSGKEKADDFLRYHLRQGLGIFVFGIFLSIILNILMMVTGIYSLGYIGLINIVLMIIGAINASNGVMKPLPIIGTFFENKFKFIS
- a CDS encoding nuclear transport factor 2 family protein — translated: MNKIGEFITDFLRYMQERDFNNLVNLFAEEVKWEVPGDTDRLKWLGVRKNKAEIESFFQLLWAETEPLSAEIQKILADKDEAMIKGEFTSKMLRTNKDVTSIFFIHFKLQNMKIVEYTLLEDSFAVSEAVN